The following coding sequences are from one Rutidosis leptorrhynchoides isolate AG116_Rl617_1_P2 chromosome 11, CSIRO_AGI_Rlap_v1, whole genome shotgun sequence window:
- the LOC139876409 gene encoding transport inhibitor response 1-like protein Os04g0395600: MHQKRTKTVDLIDPDAQSPESSSAPAIPFPDEVLEPVLSLINSHKDRSSVSLVCKDWYNAERWSRRHVFIGNCYSVSPEIVAGRFPKIRSVTLKGKPRFSDFNLVPEDWGADVYPWLSVLAKAYPFLEELRLKRMAVSDESLQFLATSFREFKKLSLLSCDGFSTDGLKAIATHCRNLTELDIQENGIDDLGGDWLSCFPENLTSLEVLNFASLNSEVSFDALEKLVARCKSLRVLKVNRNINLDQLQKLLLRAPQLTELGTGTFMQELVTRPVTDLESTFGNCKNLLTISGLWDSNSLYLPAIYPACASLTFLNLSYATLRSVELAKLLSHCKSLRRLWVLDTVGDRGLEAVGSSCPLLEELRVFPADPFDQEVAGVTESGFVSVSRGCPKLRYVLYFCHQMTNAAVATIVQNCPGFTHFRLCIMNPGQPDYLTHEPMDEAFGSVVKTCPNLQRLAVSGLLTDLTFEYIGKYAKNLETLSVAFAGSSDLGLKSVLGGCPKLRKLEIRDCPFGNAALLSGLTKYESMRSLWMSACNLTMNGCRVLAKEMPRLNVEVMKDEDSEDSQAHKVYIYRTVAGPRRDAPPFVLTL; this comes from the exons ATGCATCAAAAGCGTACCAAAACAGTTGATCTGATCGATCCAGATGCACAATCACCGGAATCATCTTCCGCTCCGGCGATTCCGTTCCCGGACGAAGTACTCGAACCAGTACTATCATTAATCAACTCACACAAGGATCGTAGCTCAGTATCACTAGTTTGTAAGGATTGGTACAACGCTGAGCGATGGAGCAGACGCCACGTGTTCATCGGAAATTGTTACTCTGTTTCGCCGGAGATTGTTGCCGGAAGGTTTCCGAAGATCCGGAGTGTGACATTGAAAGGTAAACCTAGGTTTTCGGATTTTAATTTGGTACCGGAAGATTGGGGAGCTGACGTGTATCCGTGGCTGAGTGTGTTAGCCAAAGCGTATCCGTTTTTAGAGGAATTGAGGTTGAAACGAATGGCGGTTAGTGATGAGAGTTTGCAGTTTTTAGCGACGAGTTTTCGCGAATTTAAGAAGTTGTCGTTATTAAGTTGTGATGGATTTAGTACTGATGGATTAAAAGCGATTGCTACTCATTGCAG GAACTTAACAGAGCTAGACATACAAGAAAACGGGATTGATGATCTTGGTGGGGATTGGTTAAGTTGCTTCCCAGAAAACTTAACTTCATTAGAAGTACTCAATTTCGCGAGCTTAAACAGCGAAGTCAGCTTCGATGCACTTGAAAAGCTCGTTGCTAGGTGCAAATCATTAAGGGTTTTGAAAGTCAACCGAAACATAAACTTAGATCAATTGCAAAAGCTTCTTTTGCGGGCTCCGCAATTGACTGAACTCGGTACAGGAACCTTCATGCAAGAACTTGTTACCCGTCCAGTCACAGACCTTGAAAGTACTTTCGGAAACTGTAAAAATCTACTTACTATTTCGGGTTTATGGGATAGTAATTCACTTTATCTACCGGCTATTTATCCTGCCTGTGCAAGTCTCACGTTCTTAAACCTGAGTTATGCAACTTTACGTAGCGTTGAACTAGCAAAGCTTCTCAGTCATTGCAAAAGTCTACGTCGCCTTTGG GTACTTGATACTGTTGGTGATAGAGGTTTAGAAGCTGTTGGATCATCCTGCCCATTACTTGAAGAACTTCGAGTCTTCCCAGCTGACCCGTTTGACCAAGAAGTTGCAGGTGTAACCGAATCTGGTTTCGTTTCGGTCTCTCGTGGCTGCCCGAAACTGCGTTATGTACTCTACTTTTGTCACCAAATGACAAACGCTGCTGTAGCCACTATCGTCCAAAACTGCCCCGGTTTCACCCACTTTCGCCTCTGTATTATGAACCCGGGTCAACCCGATTACCTAACCCACGAACCCATGGACGAAGCTTTCGGTTCTGTTGTAAAAACCTGCCCTAACCTTCAAAGACTCGCGGTTTCTGGTCTTTTGACCGATTTGACCTTCGAGTATATCGGAAAATACGCAAAAAACTTGGAAACACTTTCGGTTGCTTTTGCTGGAAGTAGTGATCTAGGCTTAAAATCAGTACTGGGCGGCTGCCCGAAACTTAGGAAGCTTGAAATACGAGACTGCCCGTTTGGTAACGCTGCATTGCTTTCGGGTTTGACCAAATACGAATCAATGAGGTCTCTTTGGATGTCGGCTTGTAATTTGACAATGAACGGGTGTCGGGTTTTGGCTAAAGAGATGCCTCGGTTAAACGTTGAAGTTATGAAAGATGAAGATAGTGAAGATAGCCAAGCTCATAAAGTTTACATCTATCGAACTGTGGCAGGACCACGTAGGGATGCACCACCGTTTGTCCTCACCCTCTGA